The Actinocorallia herbida DNA window ATGCTGGGCTGCTGGGGCTCCTTCCAGGACCCGGCCGTCGTCGACTACCGCTACGAGTCGATGGAGGCCTGGGGCAGGGCCATGTACGTCACACCCGGGATCGTCGTGGACGGGCGGTTGCTCACGACCGACCTGGTCGACATCAACCTCGGCATCCGCATCCTGCTCGGCAGTTCGTACTACGACGACTGGACGGCCTCGGAGAAGTTCGTCGACCGGGACCCGCTCGGCAATCCCGTCGACATGCGGCACCCGTGGAACCAGACGACGATGCCCGCGCCGCAGAAGCGCGACTTCGACGACAAGTACAGCTGGGTGATGAGCCCGCGCTGGTTCGACAAGGCCAGCGGGCAGCACCTCGCGCTCGACACCGGCGGCGGCGCCTTCGCCCGGCTGTACACCACGGCCCTGGCGAACCTGGTCGACACCCCGTACGTGAAGGCCACGGGCTCCAGCGTGCAGATCAACCTGCCGCGCGGCACCGAGCTGCCCGAGACGACGTTGGAGTGGCGCATCCCGCGCTGGTCCAACGCGCTGGAGCGGAACAGGGCGCGCGCCTACTTCGTCGCCTACTCCGCGGCGATGGCGCTGTACTTCGTCGAGGAGGCGATGAAGCTCGTCTCGGCCGGCGACACCAAGGTCTTCGAGCCGTTCGAGGTGCCCGACGAGGCCATCGGCTGCGGGTTCCACGAGGCCGTCCGCGGCGTCCTGTCGCACCACCTGGTGATCCGCGAGGGCAAGATCGCCAACTACCACCCGTACCCGCCGACGCCCTGGAACGGCAGCCCGCGCGACAGCTACGGCACCCCCGGCCCGTACGAGGACGCCGTCCAGGACATGCCGATCTTCGAGGAGAACGGCCAGGACGACTTCCGCGGCGTCGACATCATGCGCGCCGTCCGCAGCTTCGACCCGTGCCTGCCCTGCGGTGTCCACATGTACCTGGGCAAGGGCAAGACGCTCGAGAAGATGCACTCGCCGATGTTCGGGGCCTCCCATGGGTGAGCCCGCCGCGCGCGCCAGGCCCGTCGGCGCGTCCGCGCGGCGCCTGGAGGACGCGGAGGCCACCGACCGGGTCGAGCGCGCCGAGTCCGCCGGGCCTGCGGACGGGGTCGCGGAGCGCCTCGACGACGTGGAGGTCGCCGATCTCGTCGGGAGGGTCGAGGCCGAGCTCAGCGCGCTGGAGAGCATGCCGGGGGCGACCGCGGCCCGCGCGCTGGACGCGGTCGCGTTGCTCACCCGGGTTTACGGGGAGGCCCTGGCCCGGATCGTGGACCGGGTCGCGGGGGACCGGGCCGTCGCCGGGGAACTGGCCGCCGACGAGCTCGTCGGGCACCTGCTCGTCCTGCACGGGGTCCATCCCGAGCCGCTGCCGCAGCGGGTGGCGCGGGCGCTGGACCGGCTGCGGCCGCTGCTCGGGGGCGGCGAGGCCCGGCTGGAGGGCGTCGAGGGCGGGATCGCGCGGGTCAGGCTGAGCGGGACGCACGGCTGCGGGACCCGTCCGCTGGAGGACGCGGTGCGCGACGCGGTGCTCGCGACCGCGCCGGAACTCTCCCGGGTGGACCTGCGCTCGGGGGAGCCCGCGTTCGTGCCGGTGGAGGCGCTGCTGAGCCGTCCGAGCGCGGCGCCATGAGGCAGGGCGCACTCGAACGCCTGGTCCGCCGGGCCGCCGAGCCCGCGGCCGAGAGCTGCGGGCTGTGCGCGGTCCCGCTCGGCGAGCGGCACGACCATGTGCTCGACGACCGGGACGAGAGCCTGCTGTGCGCGTGCCGCCCGTGCGTCCTGCTGTTCGGGGAGGGCACCGGGCACTTCCGGCCGGTGCCCGCGCGCCGGATCAGGCTGGACGGAGTGCGGGCGGCCGACCTCGGGGTGCCCGTGGGACTCGCGTTCTTCACCGTCGCGGACGACGGGGCGGCCGTCGCGAGGTACCCCAGTCCGGCGGGGGCGGCGGGCTGGCCCGTCGACCCGGCGGCGTGGGCCTCGGCGGTCGCGGCCTGCCCGCCGCTCGGCGGGCTGCGGCCGTACACCGAGGCACTGCTGGTCAACACGCTGCACGACGCCGACGAGCGGTGGCTGGTGCCGGTCACCGACGGGCACCGCCTCGTCGCCGCCGTCCGGCTCGCGTGGAAGGGCCTGTCCGGGGGAGCCCGGGTGCGGCCGGAGATCGAGGCGTTCTTCGCACGCCTCGCGGAAGGGGGAGAACCGTGAGAGGACCGTGGGTCTTCGTGCTCGGGCTGCTGGGGCTGCTCGGACTGTTCGTGTTCTGGAAAGAGCTGCCCGACCTCAAGCGCTATCTGCGGATGCGACGGATGTGACCGTGCTCATCGGGCCCGGTACGCGGGCGCCACTACGAGAAAGGCGGAACAACGGATGTGCCTGGGCATCCCCGGAGAGATCGTGGAAATGCTGCCGGACCGCGCCGACCTCGCCCTGGTCGAGGTGGCCGGGGTACGGCGGCCCATCAGCGTCGGCCTGCTCGGCCCGGACGGGGTCGGCCCCGGCGACTGGGTGCTGGTCCACGTCGGCTTCGCCATGTCGAAGATCGACGAGGCCGAGGCGGCGGCCACGCTCCAGCTGCTGGAGGGCCTGGGCCAGGCCTACGCCGACGAGCTCGACGCGCTCGCCGCTTCGGACATCACATGAGGGGGGACCGGCCGGCATGAGGTTCGTCGACGAATACCGCGACGCGGACAAGGCGCGGGCGCTTTCCGGGCAGATCGCCGCACTGTGCGAGCCGGGAAGGCACTACAAGTTCATGGAGGTGTGCGGCGGCCACACCCACACCATCTACAAGCACGGGCTGGAGGACCACCTGCCCGAGACCGTCGAACTGGTCCACGGACCGGGCTGCCCGGTCTGCGTGATCCCGATGGGCCGGGTGGACGACGCGATCGCGATCGCGCGCGAGCCGGACGTCATCCTGACCTCGTTCGGCGACATGCTGCGCGTCCCTGGCGGCACCGGCTCGTTCCTCGAGGCCAAGGCCGAGGGCGCCGACATCCGGATGGTCTACTCGCCGCTGGACGCGCTCAAGATCGCCAGGGAGAACCCCGGCCGCCGGGTGGTGTTCATGGCGATCGGGTTCGAGACGACGGCGCCGTCGACGGCCGTCACGGTGCTGCGGGCCGCGTCGGAGGGCGTCTCGAACTTCTCGGTCTTCTGCAACCACGTCACGATCATTCCGGCGATCAAGGCGATCCTCGACTCGCCCGACCTGCGGCTCGACGGCTTCCTCGGGCCCGGCCATGTCTCGACCGTCATCGGGTGCAGGCCGTACGAGTTCATCCCGAGCGAATACGGCAAACCGCTGGTCTGCGCCGGATTCGAGCCGCTCGACCT harbors:
- a CDS encoding DUF5947 family protein, yielding MRQGALERLVRRAAEPAAESCGLCAVPLGERHDHVLDDRDESLLCACRPCVLLFGEGTGHFRPVPARRIRLDGVRAADLGVPVGLAFFTVADDGAAVARYPSPAGAAGWPVDPAAWASAVAACPPLGGLRPYTEALLVNTLHDADERWLVPVTDGHRLVAAVRLAWKGLSGGARVRPEIEAFFARLAEGGEP
- a CDS encoding DUF6893 family small protein, giving the protein MRGPWVFVLGLLGLLGLFVFWKELPDLKRYLRMRRM
- a CDS encoding HypC/HybG/HupF family hydrogenase formation chaperone, which translates into the protein MCLGIPGEIVEMLPDRADLALVEVAGVRRPISVGLLGPDGVGPGDWVLVHVGFAMSKIDEAEAAATLQLLEGLGQAYADELDALAASDIT
- the hypD gene encoding hydrogenase formation protein HypD, whose protein sequence is MRFVDEYRDADKARALSGQIAALCEPGRHYKFMEVCGGHTHTIYKHGLEDHLPETVELVHGPGCPVCVIPMGRVDDAIAIAREPDVILTSFGDMLRVPGGTGSFLEAKAEGADIRMVYSPLDALKIARENPGRRVVFMAIGFETTAPSTAVTVLRAASEGVSNFSVFCNHVTIIPAIKAILDSPDLRLDGFLGPGHVSTVIGCRPYEFIPSEYGKPLVCAGFEPLDLLQSVHMLLRQFAEGRCEVENQYTRVVPWDGNARALEAIARTMELRPHFEWRGLGFISHSALALREEFAAHDAEKVFDVPGVRVADPKACQCGEVLKGVIKPWECKVFGTACTPETPIGTCMVSSEGACAAYYNYGRFSRAALAESTMREGTRA
- a CDS encoding nickel-dependent hydrogenase large subunit — protein: MAITDPRTAGKTKPGQLVEMSWDPITRIVGNLGVYTKIDFANRRVAECHATSSMFRGYSVFMKGKDPRDAGFITSRICGICGDNHTTCSVYAQNMAYGIKNPPLAEWILNLGEAAEYMFDHTIFQDNLVFVDYCEAMVKDTNPAVLRRARETPAPGADVHGYRTIGDIMAAFNPFEGEVYKESLRISRVTREMFCLMEGRHVHPSTVYPGGVGTVPNPSVFTDYLSRLMQVVDFFKKSVAMNDDVFDFFYEALPGYEEVGRRRVMLGCWGSFQDPAVVDYRYESMEAWGRAMYVTPGIVVDGRLLTTDLVDINLGIRILLGSSYYDDWTASEKFVDRDPLGNPVDMRHPWNQTTMPAPQKRDFDDKYSWVMSPRWFDKASGQHLALDTGGGAFARLYTTALANLVDTPYVKATGSSVQINLPRGTELPETTLEWRIPRWSNALERNRARAYFVAYSAAMALYFVEEAMKLVSAGDTKVFEPFEVPDEAIGCGFHEAVRGVLSHHLVIREGKIANYHPYPPTPWNGSPRDSYGTPGPYEDAVQDMPIFEENGQDDFRGVDIMRAVRSFDPCLPCGVHMYLGKGKTLEKMHSPMFGASHG
- a CDS encoding NifU family protein: MGEPAARARPVGASARRLEDAEATDRVERAESAGPADGVAERLDDVEVADLVGRVEAELSALESMPGATAARALDAVALLTRVYGEALARIVDRVAGDRAVAGELAADELVGHLLVLHGVHPEPLPQRVARALDRLRPLLGGGEARLEGVEGGIARVRLSGTHGCGTRPLEDAVRDAVLATAPELSRVDLRSGEPAFVPVEALLSRPSAAP